Within the Bacteroidales bacterium genome, the region TATTTGGCCGGTCATCCTATCCGTTTTGTGTGGATTCTTGACCTCATGTGAGGAAGAGGGATTTATTGACGATCCTTCCGTCAGGCTCAGCTTTTCCACAGACACATTGATGTTTGATACGGTATTTACCACCATCGGCTCAGCAACCAAAAAATTCACTGCCAAGAATCCGTACAATAAAAAAATCAACATACGCACCATAAAACTTGCCGGAGGCAAAGACTCTGATTATCTACTTAATATCAATGGCACCCCAACCCACTCAATGTCTGATGTTGTCCTTAATCCTCATGACAGCCTTTACATTTTTGCAGAAGTCACCATCAAGCCCAACAACGACAACAATCCCCTGATGGTTAAAGATTCGGTGGTCTTCAACATAAATGGGAACACGCAGGACATCAAACTGATAGCCTGGGGCCAGGATGTGCACCTGATAGATGATGAGGTGCTCAAAACACAGACCTGGGAAGCGGATAAACCTTATTTGGTGTACAATTCAGCATTGGTGGACACCCAGCATACCCTGACCATTGAACCCGGCACCCAAATTCACTTCCACGCAAATTCCCGATTTTATGTAGCAGGCACCCTCATCAGCGATGGCACCAAAGAAAATCCCATTCTTTTTACCAGTGACCGGCCGGAAGAGGATTACAGCAATATCCCCGGGCAATGGGACGGCATTTACCTTATGCCGGAAAGTAGCAACCATATCATCAATTATACGAACATCAAAAATGCCATTACCGGGATACAGGTGGATACCCCGGGAAATACTGCATCTCCTGCCCTTACTTTATCGAATTCAAAGATTCAACACATGACTTATGCCGGTATTTATGCCCGGGGAAGCACCATCAAAGCATACAACAATGTGATCAGTGATTGTGGCAATTACGCGGTAGCAC harbors:
- a CDS encoding right-handed parallel beta-helix repeat-containing protein; this translates as MLGRKHFIIWPVILSVLCGFLTSCEEEGFIDDPSVRLSFSTDTLMFDTVFTTIGSATKKFTAKNPYNKKINIRTIKLAGGKDSDYLLNINGTPTHSMSDVVLNPHDSLYIFAEVTIKPNNDNNPLMVKDSVVFNINGNTQDIKLIAWGQDVHLIDDEVLKTQTWEADKPYLVYNSALVDTQHTLTIEPGTQIHFHANSRFYVAGTLISDGTKENPILFTSDRPEEDYSNIPGQWDGIYLMPESSNHIINYTNIKNAITGIQVDTPGNTASPALTLSNSKIQHMTYAGIYARGSTIKAYNNVISDCGNYAVALTSGGSYEFYHTTIANYWSGSTRSTPSLLLNNYNEKKQESALKKARFNNCIIYGNNIYEIGVDSLESSGVMNYKFEHCLIKTGQEFQLADHHYENIIKNKDPGFISPEDYNFRLDTLSPAIDAGDVQTGERYPRDILKNSRNSDEAPDLGAYEYIPGTGKQEE